From Callospermophilus lateralis isolate mCalLat2 chromosome 5, mCalLat2.hap1, whole genome shotgun sequence, a single genomic window includes:
- the Gzmk gene encoding granzyme K translates to MTRYSLSLFFLLAGTHLIPEYFSMEIIGGQEVPPHSRPFMASIQYNGYHTCGGVLIHPQWVLTAAHCHSRLVKGQFPTVVLGAHSLSKNEPSKQTFEIKKFIPFSRLRSNSKSNDIMLVKLHRAANLNKHVQLLHPRSKNHIRSGTKCQVTGWGTTDSKVFSISDTLQEVTVTIIDRKLCNSQSYYNHNPIITKDMICAGDTRGNKDSCQGDSGGPLVCKGIFHAIASGGHKCGIANKPGIYTLLTKKYQAWIKNNLAPPRLRL, encoded by the exons ATTTCAGTATGGAAATTATTGGAGGACAGGAAGTACCACCTCATTCCAGGCCCTTTATGGCCTCCATCCAGTACAATGGCTACCATACTTGTGGAGGAGTTCTGATCCATCCACAATGGGTGCTGACAGCAGCCCACTGCCACTCTCG GTTGGTCAAAGGCCAATTTCCCACAGTGGTTTTAGGAGCACATTCTCTGTCAAAGAATGAGCCCTCCAAACAAACATTCGAGATTAAAAAATTCATACCATTTTCAAGACTTAGatcaaattctaaatcaaatgacATCATGCTAGTAAAG CTTCACAGGGCTGCAAACCTCAACAAGCATGTCCAATTGCTCCACCCAAGATCCAAAAACCATATTAGATCTGGCACCAAATGCCAGGTTACTGGTTGGGGAACCACTGActcaaaagttttcagcatctctGATACCCTTCAGGAAGTCACTGTTACCATCATCGATCGAAAACTTTGTAACAGCCAAAGTTATTACAACCACAATCCTATTATAACCAAAGACATGATATGTGCAGGAGACACCAGAGGCAATAAGGATTCCTGCCAG GGTGACTCAGGTGGCCCCTTGGTCTGCAAAGGTATCTTCCATGCCATTGCCTCTGGAGGTCACAAATGTGGCATTGCCAATAAGCCTGGAATCTACACCCTGTTAACTaagaaatatcaggcttggatcaAAAACAACCTTGCCCCACCTCGATTGAGATTGTAA